One Avibacterium avium genomic window carries:
- a CDS encoding ATP-binding protein encodes MLLKSEITQAITSQQQQLLSQQTYPRKILEKIKILPNFALVVSGIRRSGKSTLLTQLIKKQAENNYLFLNFDTPQLFNFEFSDFALLDEIIAENPQIQTLYFDEIQVIDGWEVYVRGKLDQGYQVVATGSNASLLSRELGTKLTGRHISKELFPFSFVEFCEFLGKAKNAEGVSDYLTLGGFPQYLQFNEDEILNALINDILYRDIIVRFGIRDERAMKRLLLFLAGNVGNLISANKLKQSLEVKSTSTVQEYLSHLEQAYVIHLLPKFAYSYKTQLANPRKVYFIDNGLQRVISPSFSQDLGRKLENAVFWELRRQFSELYYYNENNKECDFVVCQNSTPTQIIQVCWQINAENIARERDGLVDAMNFFKLEQGVIVTFDQEDKMIVDGKVIEIVPFWKVFGEQNYG; translated from the coding sequence ATGTTGTTAAAATCAGAAATTACCCAAGCTATTACAAGCCAGCAACAGCAGTTATTATCGCAGCAGACCTATCCACGAAAAATACTGGAAAAAATCAAAATTCTGCCTAATTTTGCTTTGGTGGTGTCGGGTATTCGTCGTAGTGGAAAAAGTACATTGCTCACTCAACTTATTAAGAAACAAGCAGAAAATAATTATCTTTTTCTCAACTTCGATACCCCTCAACTTTTTAATTTTGAGTTTAGCGATTTTGCCTTGCTCGATGAAATCATTGCAGAAAACCCACAGATTCAAACACTCTATTTTGATGAAATCCAAGTGATTGACGGTTGGGAAGTGTATGTGCGAGGCAAACTTGATCAGGGCTATCAAGTGGTGGCAACGGGTTCTAATGCCTCTTTGCTCAGCCGTGAGCTCGGCACAAAACTGACAGGGCGGCACATCAGTAAAGAGCTTTTCCCTTTCTCTTTTGTGGAATTTTGCGAATTTCTCGGCAAGGCAAAAAATGCTGAAGGGGTCTCAGATTATTTGACTCTCGGTGGTTTTCCGCAATATCTGCAATTTAATGAAGATGAAATTTTAAACGCCTTGATTAACGATATTTTATACCGCGATATTATCGTCCGTTTTGGCATTCGTGACGAACGTGCGATGAAGCGTCTGCTACTTTTTCTGGCGGGTAATGTGGGCAATTTAATCAGTGCAAACAAACTCAAACAAAGCCTTGAAGTAAAAAGCACTTCCACCGTACAGGAATATCTTTCGCATTTAGAGCAAGCCTATGTGATCCATTTGCTGCCAAAATTTGCTTATTCCTACAAAACTCAGCTCGCTAACCCACGAAAAGTCTATTTTATTGACAATGGTTTACAGCGTGTAATTAGCCCATCTTTCAGCCAAGATCTTGGCAGAAAACTGGAAAATGCCGTATTTTGGGAACTTAGACGACAATTTTCCGAGCTGTATTACTACAATGAAAACAACAAAGAATGTGATTTTGTGGTCTGCCAAAACAGCACGCCAACACAGATTATCCAAGTCTGCTGGCAGATAAACGCCGAAAATATCGCCCGAGAACGGGACGGCTTAGTTGATGCTATGAATTTCTTTAAATTGGAGCAAGGCGTTATTGTTACTTTTGATCAGGAAGATAAAATGATTGTTGATGGCAAAGTGATTGAGATTGTGCCGTTTTGGAAGGTGTTTGGGGAACAAAATTATGGCTAA
- the bcp gene encoding thioredoxin-dependent thiol peroxidase, which translates to MQTLKVGDFAPHFSLLDQNEQPVALTDFSGKKVLVYFYPKALTPGCTTQACGLRDTKAELEKHNVVILGISPDSPKKLANFAEKKSLNFILLSDPDHQVAEQFGVWGEKKFMGKTYDGIHRITFLIDEQGKIEKVFDKFKTGEHHQVVLDYLQQGN; encoded by the coding sequence ATGCAAACATTAAAAGTGGGCGATTTTGCACCGCACTTTTCGTTACTTGATCAAAATGAACAACCTGTTGCGCTGACAGATTTTAGCGGCAAAAAAGTCTTGGTTTATTTTTATCCTAAAGCACTTACACCAGGTTGCACGACACAAGCTTGCGGATTAAGAGATACGAAAGCTGAGCTTGAAAAGCACAATGTGGTTATTTTAGGGATTAGCCCTGATAGTCCTAAAAAATTAGCCAATTTTGCCGAGAAAAAATCGCTTAATTTCATCTTGCTTTCTGATCCTGATCATCAAGTGGCAGAACAATTTGGCGTGTGGGGTGAGAAAAAATTTATGGGCAAAACCTATGACGGCATTCATCGCATCACGTTTTTAATTGATGAACAAGGAAAAATTGAAAAAGTGTTTGATAAATTTAAAACTGGTGAACATCATCAAGTGGTGCTAGATTATTTGCAGCAAGGAAATTAG
- the apbC gene encoding iron-sulfur cluster carrier protein ApbC, translated as MSIHFSANLSEAQQAEIQQLFQQFQHPSLQRDLISLNAIKKVELGAGVLRIEITMPFAWNSGFEQLKAALTTALEKITQATEVKWVLNYQIATLKRANNHPAVKGIKNIIAVSSGKGGVGKSTVSVNLALALQAQGAKVGLLDADIYGPSVPHMLGVADQRPTSPDNKHINPIEVYGLRTNSIGYLMEPDNATIWRGPMASSALSQLLQETLWAKDGVELDYLVIDMPPGTGDIQLTLSQQIPVTGAIVVTTPQDIALIDAIKGISMFQRVSVPVLGIVENMSVHICSNCGHHEPIFGTGGAEKMAEKYQVKVLAQQPLHIRLREDMDNGKPTVISAPDSEIAQSFLQLAEKVASELYWQGEIIPSEILFKAVE; from the coding sequence ATGAGCATTCATTTTTCAGCGAATTTAAGCGAGGCTCAACAAGCCGAAATTCAACAATTATTCCAACAATTTCAACACCCTAGCTTACAACGTGATTTAATCAGCCTTAATGCGATCAAAAAAGTGGAGCTAGGCGCAGGCGTTTTACGCATTGAAATCACAATGCCTTTTGCGTGGAACAGTGGTTTTGAACAATTAAAAGCAGCGCTAACCACTGCGCTAGAAAAAATCACCCAAGCCACAGAAGTAAAATGGGTGCTGAACTACCAAATTGCCACCTTAAAACGCGCCAATAATCACCCCGCGGTAAAAGGCATCAAAAATATTATTGCAGTAAGTTCAGGCAAAGGCGGTGTAGGCAAATCCACCGTTTCCGTCAATTTAGCCTTAGCCTTACAAGCACAAGGTGCAAAAGTTGGCTTGCTCGATGCGGATATTTATGGCCCGTCTGTCCCCCATATGCTTGGCGTGGCAGATCAGCGTCCAACTTCGCCAGACAACAAACATATTAACCCTATTGAAGTGTATGGATTACGCACCAACTCCATTGGCTATTTGATGGAACCTGATAACGCCACCATCTGGCGCGGCCCAATGGCAAGCAGTGCGCTAAGCCAGCTTTTACAAGAAACCTTATGGGCGAAAGACGGCGTGGAGCTAGATTATTTAGTAATTGATATGCCACCCGGCACAGGCGATATTCAGCTTACGCTCTCACAACAAATCCCTGTAACTGGCGCGATTGTGGTTACCACACCGCAAGATATTGCTTTAATTGATGCGATTAAAGGCATTTCAATGTTCCAGCGCGTTTCTGTCCCTGTGCTTGGCATTGTGGAAAATATGTCTGTGCATATTTGCAGCAACTGCGGCCATCACGAACCTATTTTTGGTACAGGTGGCGCAGAAAAAATGGCGGAAAAATATCAAGTAAAAGTGCTAGCACAACAGCCATTACATATCCGCTTGCGCGAAGATATGGATAACGGCAAACCAACAGTTATTTCCGCACCAGACAGCGAAATTGCCCAATCTTTCCTACAACTCGCCGAAAAAGTTGCCAGCGAACTTTATTGGCAAGGCGAAATTATTCCAAGCGAGATTTTATTTAAAGCGGTGGAATAA
- a CDS encoding DNA ligase, with translation MPYIQPILLILFTLCSLLAKANPPDLMLLGTYHNQNVQGWVMSEKLDGIRGYWDGKQLFTRQNKILTPPYYFIKDFPPFTIDGELFSQRNAFEQISSIVRSQKDKGWEKLKLYVFDVPNVKGNLFERLAVLENYLAQHPSQHIEIIKQIPIEHYAQVQDFLREVEQKQGEGLVLRNPNVPYENKRSQQILKLKTALDEECEVITHYKGKGQFADKLGAITCKNQRGEFRIGSGFKLTDRENPPPIGSIITYKYRGLTQKGLPRFATYWRKSSEDCCGKNY, from the coding sequence ATGCCTTATATTCAGCCTATCCTGCTCATTTTATTCACGCTATGTTCACTACTAGCTAAGGCTAATCCGCCAGATTTAATGCTACTTGGCACTTACCACAATCAAAATGTGCAAGGTTGGGTGATGAGCGAAAAGTTAGACGGCATCAGGGGATACTGGGACGGCAAACAGCTTTTTACAAGACAGAATAAAATTCTCACGCCGCCATATTATTTCATTAAAGATTTTCCGCCTTTTACCATTGATGGTGAACTGTTTAGCCAACGCAATGCATTTGAGCAAATTTCTTCTATTGTGCGTTCGCAAAAAGATAAAGGCTGGGAAAAATTAAAGCTCTATGTGTTTGATGTGCCTAATGTCAAAGGCAATTTATTTGAACGTTTAGCGGTGTTGGAAAATTATTTAGCCCAGCACCCAAGCCAACATATTGAAATTATTAAGCAAATTCCAATTGAACATTATGCCCAAGTGCAAGATTTCTTGCGTGAAGTAGAACAAAAACAAGGGGAGGGTTTGGTGCTGCGTAACCCTAACGTGCCTTATGAAAACAAACGCAGTCAGCAAATTTTGAAATTAAAGACCGCGCTTGATGAAGAATGTGAAGTGATTACACACTATAAAGGCAAAGGGCAATTTGCTGATAAACTCGGTGCGATTACTTGTAAAAATCAGCGTGGCGAATTTCGTATCGGTTCAGGTTTTAAATTAACGGATAGAGAAAATCCACCGCCAATCGGTTCAATCATAACCTACAAATATCGTGGTCTAACACAAAAAGGGCTGCCAAGATTTGCCACTTATTGGCGGAAATCATCAGAAGATTGTTGCGGTAAAAATTATTAA
- the metG gene encoding methionine--tRNA ligase has product MSNSPRKILVTCALPYANGPIHLGHMLEHIQADIWVRFQRMRGNEIYFVCADDAHGTPIMLKADQMGITPEQLIADVQQKHVEDFKGFNISFDNYYSTHSEENRELAESIYNKLKENGFIKSRTISQLFDPEKQMFLPDRFVKGTCPKCKSPDQYGDNCEVCSATYSPTELIDPRSTVSGATPVLKESEHFFFDLPSFEAMLKAWIRSGSLQQEVANKMQEWFEAGLQQWDISRDAPYFGFKIPGTENKYFYVWLDAPIGYMASFKNLCNRKGNIDFDSFWHKDSQAELYHFIGKDIMYFHSLFWPAMLEGATLRKPDNIFVHGYVTVNGEKMSKSRGTFIQAATYLKHLDPEYLRYYYAAKLGNRIDDLDLNLEDFVQRVNTDVVNKLVNLASRNAGFIQKRFAGELAASLQDPVLFAEFTSQADHIAAYYENREFGKAIREIMALTDKANKYIDEKAPWVIAKEEGREQELQQVCSMGIELFRVLIGYLKPVLPQLAERAEAFLQTEITWDNLATPLLAHKIAPFKALFSRLDMKQIEQMIEASKAENAQLNPQSSTEKSAVQNAADFEPFEETITIDDFAKLDLRVAKVLKCEAVPESNKLLKFILDLGVEQRQVFSGIKAAYNKPEDLEGRMVIMVANLAPRKMKFGMSEGMILSAGTGGADLFLLDVDSGAKAGARVK; this is encoded by the coding sequence ATGTCAAATTCACCTCGTAAAATTTTAGTCACTTGCGCATTGCCTTATGCAAACGGTCCGATCCATTTAGGACATATGCTTGAGCATATCCAAGCCGATATTTGGGTGCGCTTCCAACGTATGCGTGGCAACGAAATTTATTTTGTTTGTGCTGATGATGCGCACGGCACGCCAATTATGCTTAAAGCCGATCAAATGGGCATTACCCCTGAGCAGTTGATCGCTGATGTGCAACAAAAACACGTTGAAGATTTCAAAGGCTTTAACATTAGTTTTGATAATTATTATTCAACCCATAGCGAAGAAAATCGCGAGCTAGCAGAAAGCATTTACAATAAATTAAAAGAAAATGGTTTTATCAAAAGCCGTACTATTTCGCAATTATTCGATCCTGAAAAGCAAATGTTCTTGCCTGATCGCTTTGTTAAAGGCACTTGTCCAAAATGTAAATCCCCTGATCAATATGGCGATAACTGTGAAGTTTGTTCTGCCACTTACAGCCCAACGGAATTAATCGATCCGCGTTCTACGGTATCGGGTGCAACGCCTGTGTTGAAAGAAAGTGAGCATTTTTTCTTTGACTTACCAAGTTTTGAAGCAATGTTGAAAGCGTGGATTCGCTCTGGTTCATTGCAACAAGAAGTAGCAAATAAAATGCAAGAATGGTTTGAAGCGGGGCTGCAACAATGGGATATTTCTCGTGATGCACCTTACTTCGGCTTTAAAATCCCAGGCACAGAAAACAAATATTTCTATGTTTGGCTTGATGCCCCGATTGGCTATATGGCTTCATTCAAAAACCTGTGCAACCGTAAAGGCAACATTGATTTTGACAGTTTTTGGCATAAAGATAGCCAAGCTGAGCTTTATCATTTTATTGGTAAAGATATTATGTACTTCCACTCATTATTCTGGCCAGCGATGTTAGAAGGGGCGACATTACGCAAGCCTGATAATATTTTTGTACACGGTTATGTTACGGTGAATGGCGAGAAAATGTCGAAATCTCGCGGTACATTTATCCAAGCGGCGACCTATTTAAAACACCTTGATCCCGAATATTTACGTTACTACTATGCGGCAAAATTAGGCAACCGCATTGACGATTTAGATCTCAATTTGGAAGATTTCGTACAGCGCGTAAATACCGATGTAGTAAACAAATTAGTCAATCTTGCTTCACGCAATGCAGGCTTTATCCAAAAACGTTTTGCTGGGGAATTAGCGGCCAGCTTGCAAGATCCTGTTTTATTTGCAGAATTTACTTCACAAGCGGATCACATTGCAGCTTATTACGAAAACCGTGAATTCGGCAAAGCCATTCGTGAAATTATGGCATTAACGGATAAAGCCAATAAATATATTGATGAAAAAGCCCCTTGGGTCATTGCCAAAGAAGAAGGCCGCGAGCAAGAGTTACAACAAGTTTGCTCAATGGGTATTGAGTTATTCCGTGTATTAATCGGTTACTTAAAACCGGTGCTACCCCAATTAGCCGAACGTGCTGAAGCCTTCTTACAGACTGAAATTACTTGGGATAACCTTGCAACACCATTGCTTGCTCACAAAATTGCGCCGTTTAAAGCCTTGTTCTCTCGTTTAGATATGAAGCAAATTGAGCAAATGATCGAAGCATCAAAAGCGGAAAATGCTCAACTTAATCCGCAAAGTAGCACAGAAAAAAGTGCGGTACAAAATGCAGCAGATTTTGAGCCTTTTGAAGAAACCATCACCATTGATGATTTCGCCAAATTAGACTTGCGTGTTGCCAAAGTACTGAAATGCGAAGCCGTGCCCGAAAGCAATAAATTATTGAAATTTATCCTAGATTTAGGCGTGGAACAGCGTCAAGTGTTCTCGGGCATTAAAGCAGCCTACAACAAACCAGAAGATCTGGAAGGGCGAATGGTGATTATGGTAGCCAATCTTGCACCGCGCAAAATGAAATTTGGTATGTCTGAAGGAATGATCCTTTCCGCAGGCACAGGCGGCGCAGATTTATTCTTGCTTGATGTAGATTCTGGCGCTAAAGCAGGTGCGCGCGTGAAATAA
- a CDS encoding 5-methyltetrahydropteroyltriglutamate--homocysteine S-methyltransferase: MSKLFPNAQLRDKAPYRFDIVGSFLRPESLKQARQQCSCGDISCADLTQVEDKEIANLVAHQKAVGLPAVTDGEFRRTFWHLDFLSALDGVEEVEAEKFSVQFKHHNVRPKTLKIIDKIGFSDTHPFLEHYRSLQQIAGDYPVKFTIPSPSMLHLICTVRETDYQPIERYKNNNQQLLDDIADAYISAMQKFYALGCRNLQLDDTSWGELCSEEKRQAYQERGFDLEQLAKDYVYMVNRIIAAKPADMTITMHICRGNFRSTWFSSGGYEPVAETLFGNCNVDGFFLEYDSDRSGDFKPLRFIKDQQVVLGLVTSKDGNLEDKNEIIKRIQEAAQYVDINQLCLSPQCGFASTEEGNILTEEQQWNKLNFIREIVEEVWGK; encoded by the coding sequence ATGAGCAAACTATTTCCTAATGCACAACTTCGTGATAAAGCGCCCTATCGTTTTGATATTGTTGGCAGTTTTTTACGCCCTGAAAGTTTAAAACAGGCACGTCAGCAATGTAGCTGTGGGGATATTTCTTGTGCGGATCTCACCCAAGTGGAAGATAAAGAAATTGCCAATTTAGTGGCGCACCAAAAAGCAGTGGGCTTACCTGCGGTAACCGACGGAGAGTTTCGCCGTACCTTTTGGCATTTAGATTTCTTAAGTGCGTTAGATGGCGTGGAAGAAGTGGAAGCAGAAAAATTTTCTGTTCAATTTAAACATCATAATGTTCGTCCTAAGACGTTGAAAATTATTGATAAAATCGGTTTCTCGGATACTCACCCATTCCTTGAACATTACCGTTCTTTACAGCAAATTGCTGGCGATTATCCCGTTAAATTCACCATTCCATCGCCTTCAATGTTGCATTTAATTTGTACGGTGCGTGAAACAGATTATCAGCCAATTGAGCGTTATAAAAACAACAATCAACAATTACTTGATGATATTGCGGACGCTTATATTAGTGCGATGCAAAAATTCTATGCACTAGGCTGCCGTAACCTACAATTAGATGACACGAGCTGGGGCGAATTATGTTCTGAAGAAAAACGCCAAGCTTATCAAGAACGTGGCTTCGATTTAGAGCAACTAGCGAAAGATTATGTGTATATGGTGAACCGTATTATTGCCGCGAAGCCTGCGGATATGACCATTACAATGCACATTTGCCGTGGTAACTTCCGCTCAACTTGGTTCTCATCGGGCGGTTATGAACCTGTGGCAGAAACCCTATTTGGTAACTGTAATGTTGATGGCTTCTTCCTTGAGTACGATAGCGATCGTTCGGGCGATTTCAAACCATTGCGCTTTATTAAAGATCAGCAAGTGGTGCTAGGTTTGGTTACTTCAAAAGACGGCAATCTTGAAGATAAAAACGAAATCATCAAACGTATTCAAGAAGCCGCACAATATGTGGACATCAACCAGCTTTGTTTAAGCCCGCAATGTGGCTTTGCTTCAACGGAAGAAGGCAATATCCTGACAGAAGAGCAACAATGGAACAAACTGAATTTTATTCGTGAAATTGTTGAGGAAGTTTGGGGAAAATAA